In one window of Bradysia coprophila strain Holo2 chromosome IV unlocalized genomic scaffold, BU_Bcop_v1 contig_106, whole genome shotgun sequence DNA:
- the LOC119070627 gene encoding uncharacterized protein LOC119070627, whose translation MKFNAELSIIFLLYVLESLESKPTANLPIPRAIGHPSATLRRKNVDILAVATKHVPVKVEKHSESGHSSEGSKKSRHGEHHDNSEEKKLSKGLHHKSSKDSTSAKKGSDTKESHNKEYDEEAGHDKKTEDEAHESSFDEDGDHKVYGSEHKSADKHKVRKFEQGFFKSYHKKERNKKSNFFEDHHQGGDYKKFGQGKEKYYKTSSAKKAKKDGKTSSSSTFEDSKKKSKIK comes from the exons ATGAAGTTCAACGCAGAGTTGTCTATTATTTTCTTGCTGTATGTGCTGGAATCATTAGAGTCGAAGCCCACGGCCAATTTAC CTATCCCACGTGCAATCGGACACCCATCAGCAACACTCAGACGAAAAAATGTCGACATCTTGGCCGTAGCAACCAAACATGTACCAGTAAAAGTGGAAAAGCATTCGGAGAGTGGACATTCATCCGAAGGAAGTAAGAAATCTCGTCATGGTGAACATCATGACAATTCGGAAGAAAAGAAACTGAGCAAGGGCTTGCATCATAAGTCGTCCAAAGATAGTACATCGGCAAAAAAAGGAAGCGATACCAAAGAGAGCCACAACAAGGAATACGACGAAGAAGCTGGTCACGATAAGAAAACTGAAGACGAAGCCCATGAGTCATCATTCGATGAGGACGGCGATCATAAAGTTTATGGCAGTGAGCATAAGAGTGCCGACAAACACAAAGTGCGAAAGTTTGAACAAG GTTTCTTCAAATCGTATCACAAAAAGGAACGGAACAAGAAATCAAACTTTTTCGAAGACCATCATCAGGGCGGCGATTACAAGAAGTTCGGCCAGGGGAAGGAGAAATACTACAAAACCAGTTCAGCTAAAAAGGCGAAAAAGGACGGAAAGACCAGCAGCAGTTCTACATTCGAggattcaaaaaagaaaagcaaaataaaatga
- the LOC119070656 gene encoding ribosomal RNA-processing protein 8, translated as MSAKIFKTPGWDDDVDVPERTFNFKKKANKKNKKKPKSIDNDGAIESHPPGRYVLLHRDSEPDRVQPTKRKFTESTIDVGDKVESPNKKKKLKNQNDNNEPVSAKNKKLKNQNDKKELPTSAKNKNVKSQNDKQEPTSAKKKKLKNVPFTKKLPQTDQQDEDDSEQLDGNNSFRQTLIDNLKGSRFRYLNELLYSKPSGEATAVFEDDPTSFQAYHEGYRQQVQQWPLNPLDRMINALKRLPRNLVVADFGCGEARLARTIPQKTYSLDLVAKTEDIIACDMANTPLETGSIDVVVFCLSLMGTNIKDFILEANRVLKDGGQLKIAEVESRFTDIRHFVANIKQCGFELVHQDVSNNLFYFLNFKKTKMVKKTSKTVSSFSLKPCIYKKR; from the exons ATGTCTGCGAAAATCTTCAAAACACCAGGCTGGGACGATGATGTCGACGTTCCAGAGAGAACATTCAACTTTAAA aaaaagGCCAACAAAAAGAATAAGAAGAAGCCCAAGTCAATTGACAACGATGGAGCAATTGAATCACACCCACCCGGACGATATGTATTGCTGCATCGAGACTCAGAGCCGGACCGAGTTCAACCAACGAAAAGAAAGTTCACAGAATCGACAATTGATGTCGGTGACAAGGTTGAGTCGCCgaacaagaaaaagaaattgaaaaatcagaACGACAACAACGAGCCGGTGTCGGCGAAGaataagaaattgaaaaatcaaaatgacaaAAAGGAACTGCCGACTTCTGCGAAGAATAAGAATGTGAAAAGTCAAAATGACAAACAGGAACCGACGTCggcgaagaagaagaaattgaaaaatgtgccGTTCACGAAGAAACTTCCTCAAACTGACCAACAAGACGAAGACGACTCCGAGCAACTGGACGGTAACAATTCGTTTCGTCAGACATTGATTGATAACCTGAAGGGATCGAGATTCCGATATCTCAACGAACTTCTCTACAGCAAACCGAGTGGCGAAGCGACCGCAGTCTTTGAAGATGATCCTACATCGTTCCAAGCATACCACGAAGGTTATCGACAACAAGTCCAACAGTGGCCATTAAATCCACTCGATCGCATGATCAACGCACTGAAGAGACT ACCGCGAAATTTGGTGGTTGCTGATTTTGGTTGTGGTGAAGCGAG ACTGGCCCGAACGATTCCACAAAAAACCTATTCATTGGATCTGGTCGCTAAGACCGAGGACATCATTGCTTGTGACATGGCAAACACCCCGCTTGAGACGGGAAGTATCGATGTTGTCGTTTTCTGTTTGTCATTGATGGGAACGAACATCAAGGATTTCATTTTGGAAGCGAATCGTGTCCTCAAGGACGG CGGCCAATTGAAAATTGCCGAGGTTGAGTCGCGGTTCACTGACATTCGACATTTCGTGGCCAACATCAAGCAATGCGGTTTCGAGCTGGTCCATCAGGATGTgtcgaacaatttgttttatttcttgaattttaagAAGACAAAAATGGTGAAGAAAACCAGCAAAACGGTTAGTTCATTCAGCTTGAAGCCGTGTATTTACAAGAAGAGATAG
- the LOC119070640 gene encoding beta-1,4-glucuronyltransferase 1 isoform X2 — MIQICRLWNLSLASVLALTISNILLTVRLLHSNDCPLEVENDGSMIPKVPPPTQPPCYIIADTTNVTDQPVFLNLKFHLGRWDSLRLYKYFDFAVTGERFKELSEQYVVCLATQGSLEKLYSLVQVAHHFSGPISAAVFAAGNDELYLLQLYVTYLRKCYPAIRNSVSFHLAVPKDRAPTYLRDGLNEKFSRFNCAQPETTLNELMKYRSIETTKWRTKNPYPQNHLRNVARKGCQNDFVFLTDVDIIPSMNFAEKLDKFLRTAKCQSAKCAFVIPTYEIDNRVKFPKDKLDLIRLAKKGLARPFHHKVFIYNQFATNFSKWESDLDNTRETRISYNVTNFEFLYEPFYVSTDLVPVHDERFLGYGFTRNTQTYEMFVAGYQFQVLSPIFTCHWGLQNKKNRPAWRERQNNINRKILDIFKREVFARYHKDPLKMMQPKKAAKRGRAK, encoded by the exons ATGATTCAG ATATGTCGCCTGTGGAACTTGAGCCTCGCTAGCGTATTGGCATTGACCATATCGAATATCCTGCTGACAGTTCGACTCTTACACTCAAATGACTGTCCACTGGAAGTGGAAAATGACGGATCAATGATCCCGAAAGTTCCACCACCAACACAGCCACCATGCTATATAATTGCCGACACAACTAATGTCACCGACCAGCCggtatttttgaatttaaaatttcatctcGGTCGATGGGATTCGTTGCGCTTgtacaaatattttg ATTTCGCTGTGACGGGTGAACGATTTAAGGAATTGTCGGAACAATATGTTGTGTGTTTGGCAACGCAGGGTTCATTGGAAAAATTGTATTCGTTGGTTCAAGTTGCTCATCATTTTTCCGGCCCAATATCAGCTGCCGTTTTTGCGGCAGGAAATGACGAACTTTATTTGCTCCAATTATATGTAACTTATCTCCGGAAATGCTATCCAGCAATCCGAAATTCGGTTAGTTTTCATTTGGCCGTTCCGAAGGACCGAGCTCCGACGTACCTTCGTGATGgactgaacgaaaaattttctcgattcAATTGTGCTCAACCCGAAACAACGTTAAACGAACTCATGAAATATCGGTCTATTGAGACAACGAAATGGCGAACAAAGAATCCGTATCCACAAAATCATTTACGGAATGTAGCGCGCAAAGGATGCCAGAatgattttgtgtttttgaccGATGTCGACATCATACCGAGTATGAATTTTGCCGAGAAGTTGGACAAATTTTTACGGACAGCCAAGTGCCAAAGCGCTAAGTGTGCATTCGTTATACCTACATACGAAATAGATAATCGCGTGAAATTTCCGAAAGATAAATTGGACCTAATCCGTTTGGCCAAAAAAGGTCTAGCTAGGCCATTTCATCATAAG GTTTTCATTTACAATCAATTTGCCACCAATTTCTCGAAATGGGAATCTGATTTGGATAATACACGAGAGACTCGCATCAGCTACAATGTaacgaatttcgaatttctgtACGAACCATTTTATGTGAGCACCGATCTGGTGCCGGTGCACGATGAACGCTTTCTCGGTTATGGCTTCACCAGAAATACACAG ACATATGAAATGTTTGTGGCTGGATATCAGTTTCAGGTTCTGTCGCCCATATTCACATGTCACTGGGGACTGCAGAATAAGAAAAATCGACCCGCTTGGCGAGAGCGTCAGAACAATATTAACCGTAAAATTCTGGACATATTCAAGAGGGAAGTGTTTGCTAGATATCATAAAGATCCGTTGAAGATGATGCAACCGAAGAAAGCGGCGAAACGAGGACGTGCTAAATAG
- the LOC119070658 gene encoding trypsin-3-like gives MLRLTLIVLCGCISLALSFKLNSNGLNLMSDGRIVGGYAGNIENFPYQISMNHYGSHRCGGSIIHKRYVLTAAHCTVGVILNALSIRAGSSLRTSGGINVAVAKIVQHPRFNSNTLDFDISIMYLSWNLVFTSSMHAINLPKQGEVLPVGTNTLISGWGAMSETAGSTRQLQYVQVPIIDDNSCQSAYRGYNVITGNMICAGLNRIGGKDACQGDSGGPMAAHGKLFGIISWGFGCARPNYPGVYTKVSVFRDWIDSIIH, from the exons ATGTTGCGCTTAACTTTGATAGTACTGTGCGGATGTATATCTTTGGCTCTGA gTTTCAAACTGAACAGCAACGGTTTGAATCTAATGAGTGATGGACGTATCGTAGGAGGATATGctggaaatattgaaaatttcccGTATCAAATATCAATGAACCATTACGGTAGCCATCGATGTGGTGGTTCTATAATCCATAAACGATACGTGCTGACAGCAGCTCACTGCACCGTTGGGGTCATATTGAATGCATTGTCCATCCGGGCTGGATCTTCGTTACGCACTTCGGGTGGAATTAATGTTGCCGTAGCAAAAATCGTTCAACATCCGAGATTCAATTCCAACACATTGGACTTTGATATTTCCATCATGTATTTGTCGTGGAACTTAGTATTCACCAGCAGTATGCACGCGATAAATTTACCAAAGCAAGGTGAAGTGTTACCAGTCGGTACGAATACTTTGATATCGGGTTGGGGTGCTATgtccgaaacggctggatcGACTCGACAATTACAGTACGTGCAAGTGCCAATTATCGATGATAATTCGTGTCAGTCGGCTTATAGGGGCTACAATGTAATAACCGGGAATATGATCTGCGCTGGATTGAATCGTATTGGTGGTAAAGACGCAT GTCAAGGAGATTCAG GTGGACCAATGGCTGCTCACGGAAAACTGTTTGG AATTATATCGTGGGGCTTTGGATGTGCCAGACCAAACTATCCGGGAGTGTACACAAAGGTGTCAGTATTTAGAGATTGGATTGATAGTATTATCCATTGA
- the LOC119070640 gene encoding beta-1,4-glucuronyltransferase 1 isoform X1 translates to MCEKLWDIVVIKLICRLWNLSLASVLALTISNILLTVRLLHSNDCPLEVENDGSMIPKVPPPTQPPCYIIADTTNVTDQPVFLNLKFHLGRWDSLRLYKYFDFAVTGERFKELSEQYVVCLATQGSLEKLYSLVQVAHHFSGPISAAVFAAGNDELYLLQLYVTYLRKCYPAIRNSVSFHLAVPKDRAPTYLRDGLNEKFSRFNCAQPETTLNELMKYRSIETTKWRTKNPYPQNHLRNVARKGCQNDFVFLTDVDIIPSMNFAEKLDKFLRTAKCQSAKCAFVIPTYEIDNRVKFPKDKLDLIRLAKKGLARPFHHKVFIYNQFATNFSKWESDLDNTRETRISYNVTNFEFLYEPFYVSTDLVPVHDERFLGYGFTRNTQTYEMFVAGYQFQVLSPIFTCHWGLQNKKNRPAWRERQNNINRKILDIFKREVFARYHKDPLKMMQPKKAAKRGRAK, encoded by the exons ATGTGTGAAAAACTGTGGGATATTGTTGTAATAAAACTG ATATGTCGCCTGTGGAACTTGAGCCTCGCTAGCGTATTGGCATTGACCATATCGAATATCCTGCTGACAGTTCGACTCTTACACTCAAATGACTGTCCACTGGAAGTGGAAAATGACGGATCAATGATCCCGAAAGTTCCACCACCAACACAGCCACCATGCTATATAATTGCCGACACAACTAATGTCACCGACCAGCCggtatttttgaatttaaaatttcatctcGGTCGATGGGATTCGTTGCGCTTgtacaaatattttg ATTTCGCTGTGACGGGTGAACGATTTAAGGAATTGTCGGAACAATATGTTGTGTGTTTGGCAACGCAGGGTTCATTGGAAAAATTGTATTCGTTGGTTCAAGTTGCTCATCATTTTTCCGGCCCAATATCAGCTGCCGTTTTTGCGGCAGGAAATGACGAACTTTATTTGCTCCAATTATATGTAACTTATCTCCGGAAATGCTATCCAGCAATCCGAAATTCGGTTAGTTTTCATTTGGCCGTTCCGAAGGACCGAGCTCCGACGTACCTTCGTGATGgactgaacgaaaaattttctcgattcAATTGTGCTCAACCCGAAACAACGTTAAACGAACTCATGAAATATCGGTCTATTGAGACAACGAAATGGCGAACAAAGAATCCGTATCCACAAAATCATTTACGGAATGTAGCGCGCAAAGGATGCCAGAatgattttgtgtttttgaccGATGTCGACATCATACCGAGTATGAATTTTGCCGAGAAGTTGGACAAATTTTTACGGACAGCCAAGTGCCAAAGCGCTAAGTGTGCATTCGTTATACCTACATACGAAATAGATAATCGCGTGAAATTTCCGAAAGATAAATTGGACCTAATCCGTTTGGCCAAAAAAGGTCTAGCTAGGCCATTTCATCATAAG GTTTTCATTTACAATCAATTTGCCACCAATTTCTCGAAATGGGAATCTGATTTGGATAATACACGAGAGACTCGCATCAGCTACAATGTaacgaatttcgaatttctgtACGAACCATTTTATGTGAGCACCGATCTGGTGCCGGTGCACGATGAACGCTTTCTCGGTTATGGCTTCACCAGAAATACACAG ACATATGAAATGTTTGTGGCTGGATATCAGTTTCAGGTTCTGTCGCCCATATTCACATGTCACTGGGGACTGCAGAATAAGAAAAATCGACCCGCTTGGCGAGAGCGTCAGAACAATATTAACCGTAAAATTCTGGACATATTCAAGAGGGAAGTGTTTGCTAGATATCATAAAGATCCGTTGAAGATGATGCAACCGAAGAAAGCGGCGAAACGAGGACGTGCTAAATAG
- the LOC119070707 gene encoding arginine kinase-like has product MTVNYDREEFRKYLQESGAVEALSRTFLKLYELKENRPKSSIKFIQDRITDSVPSVTEYAKLKDDLNAMGVILRELKTKGKLDPAHLTVFDKIGTNFDTLDFLGDKGHPRLSARHSQIAEGHQWKKDSKKIASTREDQSDDIKMSNKIKAFLSNPSHKSLLRAHLNDTIYNNYKKVTVGSSGHTTSFIDCICSGLDFPESAIGVYATDAEAYNKFEDLFKPIIKAYHGYDTASERHPGLDWGNPTTLDNIDTTSTYICWTRIRCVRNVDKQPLVPKMNENELTTLCSNIQQVFEKNLTADEIKGHWYGLETVDPAKKKELIDKNYILEFGDKFLESVGATEHWPKGRAVYINDNETFFVWINEEDHLRFISMESGSKISDIYGRLVRALEAVANGLTFQRDANDTLGFVSLCPTNLGNTIRASVMVKLPKLIKQMGAKNSELDKLINTHNFEIRPTKSDKETIEISNKRKLGITEFDSIKKFWAGIKEIIEKEKTS; this is encoded by the coding sequence ATGACCGTGAATTACGATCGTGAAGAATTCCGTAAATATTTACAAGAATCTGGAGCGGTTGAAGCTTTGTCCCGGACGTTTTTGAAGTTGTACGAACTGAAAGAAAATCGGCCCAAGTCGTCCatcaaatttattcaagaCCGCATTACCGATAGCGTTCCCAGCGTAACAGAGTACGCCAAACTGAAGGACGACCTAAATGCAATGGGTGTGATACTGCGTGAACTGAAGACCAAGGGAAAATTGGACCCAGCCCATTTAACCGTATTCGATAAGATCGGCACCAACTTTGACACACTAGATTTTCTTGGTGATAAGGGACATCCACGACTTTCTGCTCGACATAGTCAAATAGCAGAAGGCCATCAATGGAAAAAGGATTCGAAGAAAATTGCGAGCACTCGAGAAGATCAAAGCGACGACATCAAAATGTCTAATAAGATCAAGGCCTTTTTAAGCAATCCCTCCCATAAATCTCTGTTACGCGCTCATTTAAACGATACAATCTATAACAACTACAAGAAAGTGACTGTTGGGTCTTCTGGCCACACAACTTCATTCATTGATTGTATTTGCAGTGGATTAGATTTCCCAGAGTCTGCGATAGGTGTCTACGCAACAGACGCAGAGGCTTATAACAAATTTGAAGATTTATTTAAACCAATTATCAAAGCCTATCATGGATACGACACGGCCAGTGAACGTCATCCAGGTTTAGATTGGGGTAATCCAACAACTCTCGATAACATCGATACAACAAGCACATACATTTGTTGGACCAGAATACGTTGCGTTCGAAATGTTGACAAGCAACCACTAGTCCCAAAGATGAACGAAAATGAACTCACGACATTGTGCTCAAATATACAGCAGGTTTTCGAGAAGAACTTAACCGCTGACGAAATTAAAGGCCACTGGTATGGATTGGAAACTGTGGACCCTGCAAAGAAAAAGGAATTGATcgacaaaaattatattcttgAGTTCGGTGATAAATTTCTCGAATCAGTCGGAGCTACAGAACATTGGCCGAAAGGTCGGGCTGTGTATATAAACGATAATGAAACGTTTTTCGTTTGGATCAACGAGGAAGACCATTTGAGATTCATTTCAATGGAAAGTGGAAGCAAAATCAGTGATATTTACGGACGATTGGTACGGGCACTTGAAGCTGTTGCGAACGGGCTCACATTCCAGAGAGATGCAAACGATACGCTCGGATTCGTGTCTCTCTGTCCAACAAATTTGGGTAATACGATCCGTGCATCGGTGATGGTCAAATTGCCAAAGCTAATAAAGCAAATGGGTGCAAAGAATAGCGAATTGGACAAACTAATCAACACtcacaattttgaaattcgtcCTACAAAATCCGACAAAGaaacaatagaaatttcaaacaaacgaaaattggGAATAACAGAATTTGATTCGATTAAGAAGTTTTGGGCTggaattaaagaaataatagAGAAGGAGAAGACTTCATAA
- the LOC119070630 gene encoding uncharacterized protein LOC119070630 — protein MGILTTRESATSFSSYVTAFGIALLISSISYLKRLDNSDEKIHCISTEQSAAFDLPPTCTQIDSWRTAAIVGIIIGVIDTLIVPFLLCCCISCTVCGCALCCKFGCLNIFPDNETKAESTTRNGDAELTETTTINVEDNDQPTTASKYDVENVPSKLHVWLNAFGWILWVVGPFVATLYIVIVLYKYDAIRTRNDDLFGSALVLFVIALFNLMVYFQKFINSLCGYGHKKVTTK, from the exons ATGGGAATCTTAACAACCCGAGAAAGTGCCACATCGTTTTCGTCTTACGTTACG GCATTTGGTATAGCTCTTCTCATCTCGTCGATCAGTTACCTGAAACGACTCGATAATTCGgacgaaaaaattcattgcatCTCAACCGAACAAAGTGCTGCCTTCGACCTGCCACCGACATGCACACAAATTGATTCATGGAGAACTGCTGCTATTGTTGGAATCATCATT GGAGTCATCGACACACTCATTGTGCCGTTCCTGCTTTGTTGCTGTATATCCTGTACCGTATGTGGCTGTGCCTTATGCTGTAAGTTCGGTTGTCTCAATATATTTCCCGATAACGAAACGAAGGCAGAGTCAACAACCAGAAATGGGGATGCCGAACTGaccgaaacaacaacaataaatgtCGAGGATAACGATCAACCGACAACGGCCAGCAAATACGACGTGGAGAATGTACCATCCAAGTTGCACGTGTGGTTGAATGCATTCGGTTGGATTCTGTGGGTGGTTGGTCCGTTCGTAGCAACGTTATACATTGTCATTGTATTGTACAAATATGATGCTATTCGAACGCGTAACGATGATTTGTTTGGATCGGCTTTGGTTCTCTTTGTTATTGCTCTATTCAATTTAATGGTTTACTTTCAGAAATTCATAAATAGCCTTTGTGGCTATGGACACAAAAAGGTTACGACGAAATAG
- the LOC119070708 gene encoding protein starmaker-like: MGMDLNTAESKHDEAEVSERDNEVGYLRRADEKGADAYQHFESFHDKDGDAYGYEKHEAFGKSNKDESSNGEKDKDEGSHYNYVQELGDKAKYQKYQGHNDDPGKGTHSNYHYSYNSDDDDDEEKKPHYSSNYSEETKKDDSSDEDNDEGDDDNDSTDEEKTTNFSYKIVSDDYAEDDGHGDVNSKGSDNGKGYGFNFGHGDKNTDVDYSIKRSDYTAGDDSNDDDNEDESEDESSEDDSSEEEDDDNVIVKDKTINDDEGKGKNAKSYSTYTTYSSEEGDDEDGDDDKEEDNKKPVGNKKKPFQKHVIRYENTHPKPEDTKHSNKIVANDDTEESNEAHEDNNGHVNEDVELHQPVKPQPPREHRTQYVVQSVHPQPTPQVYIQPSKPTIIVQEHHAGYKVEESGGDKASDDSGKGHAGSVSTHLYEIYVTHDTGKSNGGGGGGGDDAKGSEDDGGDDGKGKSENLVIEKSQKLNDKADANDNGAYNVNINYGKKKGLKKNGKKGYRKRKGNLKKKKIVKPHKYEVEEYIDSEDETKQSSVSTKETSQPQHREAIVAGKGSSPQHHRDSDDYSNGQQFLYASEADSDAYYW, encoded by the exons atgggcatg GACTTGAACACGGCTGAATCTAAGCATGATGAGGCTGAAGTATCGGAACGGGACAACGAGGTGGGCTACTTGAGAAGAGCCGACGAAAAAGGTGCCGATGCTTATCAGCATTTTGAAAGCTTTCATGATAAAGACGGCGATGCTTACGGTTATGAAAAGCACGAGGCCTTCGGGAAATCAAATAAAGACGAATCATCGAATGGCGAAAAAG atAAAGACGAAGGCAGTCACTACAATTATGTACAGGAATTGGG GGACAAGGCGAAATATCAGAAATACCAAGGCCACAATGACGACCCTGGAAAGGGAACTCACAGCAACTATCATTACAGTTATAATAgcgacgatgatgatgacgagGAGAAGAAACCGCATTATTCATCGAACTACAgcgaagaaacgaaaaaagatGATAGTTCCGACGAAGACAATGACGAAGGAGACGATGATAATGACAGTACCGATGAAGAAAAGACAACTAATTTTAGCTATAAAATCGTTTCGGACGATTATGCAGAAGATGATGGTCATGGagatgtaaattccaaaggaaGTGATAACGGTAAGGGATATGGATTCAACTTTGGCCATGGTGACAAAAATACAGATGTCGACTATAGCATAAAGAGAAGTGATTACACCGCTGGAGACGATAGCAATGACGATGACAATGAAGACGAAAGCGAAGATGAAAGTAGCGAGGATGATAGTAGCGAAGAGGAAGACGACGACAATGTAATAGTAAAAGATAAAACAATTAATGACGACGAgggaaaaggaaaaaatgcTAAGTCTTACAGCACATATACCACCTACAGTTCTGAGGAAGGAGACGACGAAGATGGTGATGATGATAAAGAAGAAGATAACAAAAAACCTGTTGGGAACAAAAAGAAGCCGTTCCAGAAACATGTCATTCGATATGAAAACACCCATCCTAAACCCGAAGACACCAAACACTCGAACAAAATCGTAGCGAACGACGACACAGAAGAAAGTAATGAAGCCCACGAAGATAATAACGGCCACGTTAACGAAGATGTAGAATTACATCAGCCTGTGAAACCACAACCACCAAGAGAGCATCGCACACAGTACGTAGTCCAAAGTGTACATCCGCAACCAACACCTCAAGTATACATTCAACCTTCAAAGCCCACTATCATTGTGCAAGAACATCATGCAGGTTACAAGGTCGAAGAAAGTGGTGGCGATAAGGCATCTGATGATTCTGGTAAGGGACATGCGGGCAGCGTATCTACGCATCTATACGAAATTTATGTTACTCACGACACAGGTAAATCGAATGGAGGTGGAGGTGGTGGTGGAGATGATGCCAAGGGGTCTGAAGATGATGGCGGTGACGACGGTAAGGGAAAAAGCGAAAATTTAGTTATCGAAAAGTCGCAGAAACTGAACGACAAGGCTGATGCCAATGACAACGGTGCTTATAACGTTAACATAAATTACGGCAAGAAGAAGGGGCTGAAGAAGAATGGAAAGAAAGGTTACCGAAAACGCAAAGGAAAtctaaagaaaaagaaaatcgtaaaaCCACACAAATATGAAGTGGAAGAGTACATCGATAGCGAAGACGAAACGAAACAATCATCAGTCAGCACTAAAGAAACCTCACAACCACAGCATAGAGAAGCGATAGTAGCCGGAAAAGGTTCATCTCCCCAGCACCATCGGGATAGCGATGACTACTCAAATGGACAGCAATTTTTATATGCCAGCGAAGCAGACAGTGATGCGTATTACTGGTAG